atatccgTTTCGATTGATATTCGGAAATTTAAGAACATGTTTTCGTTATTATAATCTACATAGATTTCGTAATTATAAACTACATTGCAGAAcgggttttatttatttataatatatcacgTTGTAAACGATTTGTTTGATTTCtaaacaaagttttatttcacCTAGTGGGTGAGAAATTAACTTttgaaccgacttcaaaaaagaggaGGTCAATTAGCagtttaatttgtgttttttatctcATAACTTTTAACTGAATCAATCGATTcgatatttccttttttatttgtaaattagttTACTTGTGATCCTATTGAAGTGATCTTGTTATGATAAATTCAACGCGGATCAGCTATGTTATAgcaaagtttcattaaaatccattccgTAGTTTTTACGataaagagtaaaaaacatccatccataaaACTAtggcgtttataatattagttggtcTGTGTAATAGTGACTGATAAGACTTACCTGTTTCTTAAATAGCAGATTGCTGAGCCTGTAATCCCCGTGTGAGATCACTGCTCTACTTTTCGGTATATTATACGTGCAGAGTTCAGGGCACGATGATAGGTATTTAGCAACTCTCTCCTTTTGATCATCTTTTATCACCGCCAGCGCTGAATTGATCAGTTTCATCCACAGAGGCTTCATCGCTTCTATATCTTCTGGCGCTTTACCCAGCATATACTTCATATTAGCAGATAACTTCTCAAATTCCTCAGGATATTCCTTCGCGTAACCGAACGACAGGGCGTGGAATAAAGCTAAGTTCTTGACACCTGCGCAAGCGTGCTCCCAGTCCATAGAATCGAATCTATTGAATGATTTATAACCAGACGCTACCAAGTTCTCCATGATGACTGTCTCCTTCCCTTGTTCCGCGTTAACAGCGTAGAACTTCGGGAATATCAACCTGTCCTCCGCCGGCACTTGGAATTTGTTTTGCATCTCGTCGTACACTTTCGCCAGCTTTGTATACGTGAATTTCTCGGTGTCGAACAACCAGTCAGCGCACATGCGGTCTCTGAGCGCATCGTTGATGATTGCCACTTTAGCGAACAGATGGAGATCGTCTCTGCCGGGAGATGTGACATCGACGAGGAACAATTGTGAGGTATAATTGGCGCCGTTCGTGGATATCGCTTTGATTGCGACGTCTCGTGGTTTATAGCCGCGGGTGTCGAGCTCCGTGTTCAACAGATTACGTAACGTTTCCTCCGCGTGCGCCATGATTGAGACTCGATTTACAACTGCGGTGACGAGACAATATTTAGGTAACATTTATGATTGCATAGCTTACGGTTGAGCTCTTATTGTGATTGTTGATActgatatgtatttatatttgagaaATCAAAAGTAGTGAATAATTGGTTTGTTTCAATTATGTACACTTGGAATGTTTTGATGAGTACAATTTATTGGATAAGATATACGTTCTGACAAATATTAcgttacgttttttttattcactgtCTGTGTGTGTtatcttaaattaattgaataataagcTGTGACACGATTGATAtgctagctgttcgccccggcttcgcccgtggtacatatatctatatatactatatcaCTGagtaaagttgcagctttctaatggtgaaggaatttttgaaattggtcccgtggtttttgtgtgataaCATCACAAACATGCATATGTACCAAAGTTTTCTCTTAtcaatattagtgtagatgtaTAGTGATTAAAGCTTGATTAATCgcaattgtttgtttgatatatAGATACTACATTTAAGGAAAATACGAATTTGTAAATGCTGATAAAAATTAGAGTTTCACCCAATTTctagatatttctttttaacttgaaagctggtgcctcccatgtggtcccatttgaATTGGTTTAGTGCAGGCAGTtaactttttgtataaaattactattacaatatttcttgTAAACACTTCTTTATAACTAAATGCTTGAATTAGCCGCAAGGAGGTCGAGTTATTTCACATTGTGTGCAGTTATAGTGACTTATTGTATGGGTATTGTTAACTTTATCAgttgaaatatgtattcatctatatatgatattatgataatcataattttgtaCACGTGGATTTAGTTATCGAGGCTATTGAGGTAGCTCcttcaatttcatataaagATAAGTCTCCGGTTTCAACTGTTTGAAGTTGGGCAAATTATATGATCCCTAATATTGCAATTGCTAAACTAATTATATCTGTCTGTATTTCTGATAAATGTATCCATTTGAATGATAGGTGGGACAGATTGTATGGCATAAAGTAGTTTTACGCGCGTGCGGGCGCAGCTGAGGCTGGAAGACAGTGATTAGAATTGTGTCTGATAGGGAAGTTCTTgctttgataaaaaatgaaatagaaaactGGAAAATGAATGACTGGAAAAATCAACATAACAATACTAGTTTGTGTGAATAATTCTTATGTCTAAAAGTAACTACCAGCCCATCCTTTTCCTCACGCTTCCCGGGTCATTTCTTTGTTACCGTCGTAATAATTTACTTGTCCTTTATCCTTTTTAAACGGGCAACGAATATGCAGCGGCCCtgtctctgcaaatgttaatgggcggtggtgacatAAAAGAAACATGCATGAAGAATTATCACTTGTGAGATTTAAGCTTTTCTACAAAAGTTCTGGAGTTCGCGGCTTATGTTTtgctaaatttttatttgaataatccGGTAAAGTAACagataatttgatatatattataaaaattattacccctcccaattttattatgacattGTTTGTTATCTGCATCTTGCTGATATTTAATGTAAGGCgtcacttttttttatttataatagtcaatttattgtttttttaagtgacttcaaaaaaggagaaggttataaatttgacaattttttgtgtttgctacctcataactttttaatgggTGAACcgttttttatgattcttttcttATTTGCAAGATGGTACTggttccatttaaatataattctgacaatttgaaagcggTTAAGTTTTTCgatgaaaacaattattgtatcaTTCCATTTTTCTTAGTCATACTAGTATacacaatgaaaatataaacaataaaaattggcCATTCTAGGCTATTTACGCtatgtaatatgaaatatcatATGGATCTATCTAGCAGATATTGTTTACACATTACacattacattattgtatttttttatataattgcgggcagctgagctggtggttcgcctggtggtaagccaTCACCATCGTCCATAAACATCCGCAGAGTTAAtggctctgcgaatgcgcagcccgcttttaagggaaaagggataaggaaaggattgacgactagaaagaaggaatggactgggaagtatgaggaaaaggatatattcttaaaactactaaaacattaaatgttgCTATGTGGGCTTCATGAAGTTAAAGATGATTCAACAATAAgagaataattgaaataacaaagaaCACATTTCtaccttttaatattttttttaatttatctaattattgcactattaaaatatctacaaaacataaaagtcTAAAACCTGTCTGTCCTTCATAGTTTTGGCACTCTCTAGTTGGCTTTCAtcacatcctactaatattataaatgcgaaagcttgtaaggatgtgtgtgtgtttgttgctctttcacgcaaaagctactgaaccgtttgcaatgaaatttggtatgtagacagctggacaactggaataacatacaggcagctttttatcccgatattcctacgggatacggccttacgcgggcgaaaccgcggggcgcagctagtattataaattcgacagtttgtaaaaatgtgtgtgtgtttgttgctctttcacgcaaaaactactgaaccgattgcaatgaaatttggtatgtagacagctggacaactggaataacatataggcaactttttatcccgatattccaacgagatacagacttacgcgggtgaaactgcggggcgcagctagttccttaatatgaaacattttaagtgATCTGATAGCtactaatatattgtttagacactttttttaattttaattagttttccTAGAGACACTATCTTTGGTTTTCCCGCCAAATAACAGCACTTTGAAGAATGTTATTATTGGTGTTTCAACTAGCAGGTAGATTGGTACGGCGATAAAGAAGGATAAACACACGATGGTTAGTTGGTGCAttatctgaaaataattaatattatgtttagttTTACAGTATTCAAAGGTTTAATACATGACATAtgtttaaagaaagaaaaagtgtgatcacgaggcgggattcgaatccgCGTCATTTCGCCAAACTATAACAACACCTAGCCTATCGTttacccgtgatcccgccataGCAAATTCCTTCtcctctttcggtttcatgtgtcTCTGTGCTAAAAAAattctgaatataataaaatcaattattttttttaattattagtcaTCATCTGTGGGCCTGATCATGACTCACTATTTCTATTAGGTTAGAGGCCTtattattcaaagaaaattttaaatgatttatgagATAACCTGAAGAtcaatccaaaaaaaaattataatacaatattaatatctccataataaatattgctaaAACTATAAGTGATCTAagaaaaaacaatagaaaCCACTCACGTAATTAAAGAGAGAAATGTGAGCTAGTTGCGTCCTCGTGCCCTGGATGTAGTGGATGATGCTGAAATGCACTAGGGAGACTCCGTATGACAACTTGCTGGGCGTCTTCCAGCCTTGCCACGATAACATGTCACAAAACGTATCTGAAATAATGagaaagtatatataatattcatattccCATAATCTTTCCCTTACCcagtcttttttattatttcctacaTCATTCattccttattttttaaaggcGACAATCTGTTTTCTTTCACCGCCTATGAATATTTAAGCaacgatataaatatataaacgtcCGCAGTCTAATCAAATCAGATGTTTTTTAAGAAAAGAGGAAAgcacttttaataattttaacatataagaATTTCTAACGTAACGTAACTCAGAAAATGTCTATATTGAGTTTTCATAATTACCTCCAAGCCGGAACACCAAGCCTACAATCATAAAAGATATGACACaaccaaataaaatcttaataaacgCCGCATGCACCATCCTGAGCTCAACAGAGGCTCGAGGTGCATCTTTGTAGAAAACCGAACCGCTGTAGAAGATTAGGGCGCAAAGTATGAGAGAAAGCCAAAGTAATGTATCCAGAATCTGAAATGGAAAagataatcctactaatattataaatgcgacagtttgtaaggatgtgtgtgtgtttgttgctctttcacgcaagaactactgaaccgattgcaatgaaatttggtacgtagacagctggacaactggaataacatataggcacctttttatcgatatttattaCCTGAtatacgggatatggacttacgcggatgaaaccgcggggtgcagctagtattatataaaattaaggatttttttatttatttatttatttatttataatcctttattgtacaaacttaGAAACAACAAgaattcaaactcaaattcaaaAGAATTGTGTGAgatcaaattcaaacatttatctatTCAATGAGACTTTCCATGTGGGAGTCGAGAACGCTTCGGCATGgattgagccagctcgcaccggggaagtacacacatgaccggcgtgaaatactGGCGTAAGgccctatatttttttaggctATTCCTTTTTCCAATCGTCAAGCGgcagcgcatttgcagaggcacttCATTCGAGCACATTCTTcattcgaaccgcaagggattggaacatgcttcctgagtctgtgtttcccgacgagtacaatctggaggtcttcaagagaagagtgaacaagtaccttctagggaagcgcgatccatcttagaccacatctcagcttaccatcaggcgagatcgtggtcaagcgcttccctatcatgaataaaaaaaaggcaCTACCTATGCGAATATTCATGCAGGcgtatgacataaaaaagccCTTTAGAAACCGGTTTATCtcattatgtaattatgaCTTTATAGACGTAGCATTACTGTATACGTACAGCTTTGAAATATGTCAATatgattgataaaattaattgtaaacgTACCTTACTTTTcttgaattgaatatttttcttttgagcATCGTATATGTAGGATCCTAATATCATTCCCATGGCAAAGCATGAGGTGTTGTTGTAAAACAAAACGTAGAGTTTAGTGAACGTTGGGCTTTGTGAAGTGCGAAAAAATCTGTAAatgttatcatttataataatgtataatcatAGATTATATACATCTTATGAAGTAAAACTTAACATAACTTAAAAGTTCCTACTAagctatactaatattataaagctgacgagtttgtttgtttgaacgcgctaatctcaggaactactggtccgtttttaaaattctttcagtgttagatagcttatttattgaggaaggctttaggcaatatatgtacaaaaataaattctataaataaactatataaaagcATCTCTATATTACCGCGTAGTATAATATGGTGTCATAGCGCGGCGTCAGGTGAGCGCTCTGACGCATGCTAAGTACGCGTTCTATTAGCCAATgcgataaatgttaaaaaaaggtCATACTCAGGTGAAAGAGGCAAGATTCCCTCCAGATCATACAGCCACACATGCAGAGCTGGGCTCACGCATCCAACTAGAAACATGACGAATATGCAGAACCCTCTAAACCTATTCTGTGTTGCCAAGTATACTATCAGACCTATTGTATAGATTTGTAGCTCTGTCGCTAAGTGCCtgaaatgcaattaaattattttgatttgtcggaattttttaattttaaattaagttgagtttatttttaatctgttttgtatttgcaaggaacataattataattacgagtataaatgaaatatgattacgcacatctataataataataatataaagatgacTAAGtagttagtttataataagcaCTTctgcttaatattattagtataatggCACCTTGGTGAGGACCGAGGAGTTAAGATCGACATGTCGGGGGTTCGAGATCAGGcgacatgtaacatctgctAACCTGCACTTataggcctgtgtcccagcagtgggaaaatgtggctgatgatgatgatgaaatattaacGAGAAGACTCACCAAGTCTGAATGGCGCATCGGTTATCCTCTATGAAATTGTTGACGTACAACAAATGTGACCACCAATACCGTCTGCAGTCATTGGAGATGGGTGTTATGACCATACCCCAAAACGGGCCTGATCCCATGTGTCTGAACCAGGTCATTATGAAGCCCAAGACAACAGCCAGACTTGGAGTTAACCTAAAACATACTTGCTGTGTTATAGCTACTTCGGTATTGTGGGAATATAACGGAATTCAGTAAttttaagaaaggattaacgactgaaTAGAAGTAATggtctgggaagggtgaggaaaaggaaacaggcctccgATGTTCCTAATTATTGGTATTCAAATCTTACATTTGCATTCAAGGACAggataattaaaatcttaatatataaaattctcgtgtcaaagttttcgttgccatactcctccgaaacggcttgaccgattttgatgaaattttttgtgcttatccggtatctatgagaatcggccaacatctatttttcatagccctaaatgataagagtaaggcagaacagcgtttgccgggtgcagctagtactattattaataagaaaatatgtaatttaatgtatcaACTTGAACGTACTaatgacaatttttaataaagtaacaaTAAAGTAAACCGCCATAAccatttgaagtcggttgaaacggaagaaaattaaaaatattatttctcataaatattatttctgcTTTTTAATTGCACCAACCTGCACATTCTATAAAACAAGATCACAGGGAACAGTTCCCAAGTATTCTTCATCCTCTCAGAGTTTACATTCAACGTGTAGACGAGTAAAAAGCCTGACAGTAGGAAGAACAACTGTACCAAAGATGTTCCGCTCAACAAAACTTGGTAAAGattgttttcatataactGCAAACAAATAACATCACTGAAGACATTGTGTTCatcatttgaattaaaaaccaCACTTCGTCCCAATAAAAGATAGGCGATTTTAGTCATTAATTACCATTCATTTGTtcattttagtattaaatatatatattttttttatgtcatagcgggcaactgagctggtggttcacctgatggtaaacgatcaccaccgcccatgaacattcgcagaggctcagacttctgaaaatgcgctgcccgcttttaagggatatgggataaggaaaggattgatgaatggaaaaaaaggaatggactgggaagggctaggagaaggatataggcctccggctcccccactcaccgtacgaaacacaatagcaagctattatttcacgccggttttctgtgggggtatgtacttccccggtgcgagctggcccaattcgtgccgaagcatgctcgactcccacaatatgaaaactataaatatatactacgAATATAACTAtagatataactataaatactaGCAAAATTGTTCTTTCTTTGATTTAAGGTCAAATCAAGATGCGTACGAATCTCAAATAGTACATATGTAGTTACATATGTTGTTAAACATGTCcacaattcaataatatattacgtacttcattaaattttgaatctaAGCTCACCCTCTCAAAATCATGCGTATTGTCAGCAAACCCATCACCTATGAGCCAAATCGCGTGAGCTGCCATCATCAATAATGTTGTTATTGTTCTGTAAATAAAACCAACCAACTAGAGCAAACAGTAGAATTTTCTCGAAATCTGACAAGTCtaaggattaaataaattataaaaaagcgtGGGGTGCTTCTTAAGATATTATCGAAATCATAATCACTCTACTCATAtctgtcaataaaatatctataaccaTTGACACCATGCACCCCacgctttttttaaaataaaatattttttttttactcacactattattaatttatattcattgagatttttaacactattttcttaatttaaagtcatttaaatttattttctattttttagttcggttttctataaaaagcgtgttttttagttttttttttaactattatttatttatatggaaaagTAGGTGATTAGTAGAAGACTGCgggtcctgccagaccgagatatttctttttgtcCCACCAGTAATCGAACTCGAGACCCTTCTGTtgtacgctcacgcgttaacgaCTCTACCAAGTAGGTGGTCGGACCATTGAtggctaatataataaagactaTTTTGCtagaaaagaataaaaattaagttttatctaCCTTATTCCATACATTCCTTGGAAGCCATCGAATCTAGGATCTGGATTAGGATTGGATGATAAAAGACGATTCCAATTTTGTATTAGTGAGAAACTTAATATCAATGGATTACctgaaattatattcataattatatgagtatgtatatgtaaatatccTAATATGTTCgttatcaattattatgttcgttataattatattatatatatatccatcCATTtactgtgggagtcgagcacgccaatcgggccagctcgcaccggggaagtaccacacccccacagaaaagcGGCGTGAAATCATTGCATGCTATAGTGTTTCGTACGCTGAGTGGgtagccggaggcccatatccttttccttacccttccaaTCCATTTATAGTGGCGAAAgctctgcaattgaccttacgcctctccaaatgttcatgggcggtggtggcgcTTAACattaggcgacccaccagctccattgctgcgactataacattaaaaaaaaaagaaatcttaCCAGAACAATTCCTTTGCTTTAATAGCACATCATAAATTGTTGCAGCTATGTTTACTAAAGCTATTCCCAAAATTACGGCGGTAAATACTTTGTCGCCATAATCAAACTCAATGCCTTCGTTTGGACGATCGCAAGAATGTATTGTGGATATTTGTGTACTCaaaccatatttattttcatatatttcgtTGAGGCATCCCTCAAGGATCTGTTTTAGGCCCACCGTATCTTCCGTTGATCGGTCTTGAATGAAGTGCTTACATGTTTTAGTGACACAGATGCCGTGATTTACGTAACTGTAGTTGAAATGTTTGTATGAATGAGCGGAGTATTCctgtaattatacattttcaagattaaaaataaattgtaacacGTATTTGATCATTTTTTGtatcgttaattttaaattatttcctttaacTTGAAATATGTTTAGTAGTTAAGTCATAACATAGAAGTTTTATGActtaaccacagataacataatatgactGAACTATTATATAGACATGCTGTACGGAAAACAAATTTTAggcatattatgtattaacacacgtaaacacaatataatttacatgttttttaatgattcttgAACAAAGGCCACTTACGCTATATATATGGTAATCTTATAGGCCTATGCATAATGTATGTATCACTATACAGTATTAAACAAAGTCGCATTTTCTTTCAGTTCCTACGTGAATATGTATGCTTACATCTTTCTAggtttttaacacgcttttatattagcttcac
The Zerene cesonia ecotype Mississippi chromosome 14, Zerene_cesonia_1.1, whole genome shotgun sequence DNA segment above includes these coding regions:
- the LOC119831954 gene encoding nose resistant to fluoxetine protein 6-like gives rise to the protein MIVVGTCFVLLLLHSCSGVIYHLNDTEYARLPPLAQLDDYVQCLNQEGSVYCQVGLTLHAGPGNELIQMIEEYSAHSYKHFNYSYVNHGICVTKTCKHFIQDRSTEDTVGLKQILEGCLNEIYENKYGLSTQISTIHSCDRPNEGIEFDYGDKVFTAVILGIALVNIAATIYDVLLKQRNCSGNPLILSFSLIQNWNRLLSSNPNPDPRFDGFQGMYGIRTITTLLMMAAHAIWLIGDGFADNTHDFERLYENNLYQVLLSGTSLVQLFFLLSGFLLVYTLNVNSERMKNTWELFPVILFYRMCRLTPSLAVVLGFIMTWFRHMGSGPFWGMVITPISNDCRRYWWSHLLYVNNFIEDNRCAIQTWHLATELQIYTIGLIVYLATQNRFRGFCIFVMFLVGCVSPALHVWLYDLEGILPLSPEFFRTSQSPTFTKLYVLFYNNTSCFAMGMILGSYIYDAQKKNIQFKKSKILDTLLWLSLILCALIFYSGSVFYKDAPRASVELRMVHAAFIKILFGCVISFMIVGLVFRLGDTFCDMLSWQGWKTPSKLSYGVSLVHFSIIHYIQGTRTQLAHISLFNYIMHQLTIVCLSFFIAVPIYLLVETPIITFFKVLLFGGKTKDSVSRKTN
- the LOC119832049 gene encoding uncharacterized protein LOC119832049, translated to MLPKYCLVTAVVNRVSIMAHAEETLRNLLNTELDTRGYKPRDVAIKAISTNGANYTSQLFLVDVTSPGRDDLHLFAKVAIINDALRDRMCADWLFDTEKFTYTKLAKVYDEMQNKFQVPAEDRLIFPKFYAVNAEQGKETVIMENLVASGYKSFNRFDSMDWEHACAGVKNLALFHALSFGYAKEYPEEFEKLSANMKYMLGKAPEDIEAMKPLWMKLINSALAVIKDDQKERVAKYLSSCPELCTYNIPKSRAVISHGDYRLSNLLFKKQGTKVDAISVDYQTVHAGCPATDLIYFIFMGSDEEFRAKNYERLLDYYYSTLSKAMERLSVDPVEAYPREMFDSDMKETMPYAVLIGATILPMVTVEAELAPNIQDDDISKFVSMSPNELFAKRFSGIVNDCLRWNVI